From the Chitinolyticbacter meiyuanensis genome, one window contains:
- the leuS gene encoding leucine--tRNA ligase, with the protein MHDQYQPREIELAAQTKWDQNKAFQAVEDASRPKYYCLSMFPYPSGKLHMGHVRNYTIGDVLSRFMKMNGYNVLQPMGWDAFGMPAENAALKGGHAPAEWTYANIDYMKIQLKSLGLAIDWDREVTTCKPDYYRWEQWLFTRLFEKGVIYKKSGIVNWDPVDQTVLANEQVIDGRGWRSGALVEKREIPMYYFGITQYADELLNDLDQLDGWPEQVKTMQRNWIGKSFGAEVVFDYDVESTGEAGQLKVYTTRPDTLMGATYVAVAAEHPLATRAAEGNAALQAFIAECKAGSVAEADVATMEKKGMATGQFVVHPLTGKKLPVWVANYVLWGYGEGAVMAVPAHDERDFEFANKYGLPLKQVYAGEGQAFDATTWAEWYGAKEDLTTVNSGKYDGLDFAGAFDAIVADLAAKTHGTKRTQYRLRDWGISRQRYWGCPVPIIHCQSCGDVPVPADQLPVKLPENVVPDGRGNPLARMPEFYETTCPKCGGAAKRETDTMDTFVESSWYFARYASPQFDGGMVDKAAADYWLGQGGVDQYIGGIEHAILHLLYARFFHKLMRDEDLVSGDEPFKNLLTQGMVVAETFYRDAGDGHKNWINPADVDVQRDDKGRTTGAVLKADGQPVVVGGTEKMSKSKNNGVDPQQLIELYGADTARLFMMFAAPPEQGLEWSDAGVQGAFRFLNKLWRTVHEHVAAGVVAKYQGDEGSVELSAELKGLRFALHTAIAKISDDYGRRKQFNTAIAAVMELLNTYGKAKTDSDAGRAVAQEVLEAAVLLLSPIVPHAADALWSSLRPGTELLEQPWPKADASALVQDEIELVVQVNGKLRAQIKVAKDASREAIEAAALADENVQKFVEGTPKKVIVVPGRLVNIVA; encoded by the coding sequence ATGCACGATCAATACCAGCCACGCGAGATCGAGCTCGCCGCCCAGACGAAGTGGGACCAGAACAAGGCATTCCAGGCCGTGGAAGACGCATCGCGTCCCAAGTATTACTGCCTGTCGATGTTCCCCTATCCCAGCGGCAAGCTGCACATGGGCCACGTGCGTAACTACACGATAGGCGACGTGCTCTCGCGCTTCATGAAAATGAACGGCTACAACGTGCTGCAGCCCATGGGCTGGGACGCCTTCGGCATGCCGGCCGAAAACGCGGCACTCAAGGGCGGCCACGCGCCGGCCGAGTGGACCTACGCCAACATCGACTACATGAAGATCCAGTTGAAGAGCCTGGGTCTGGCGATCGACTGGGATCGTGAAGTCACCACCTGCAAGCCCGACTACTACCGTTGGGAACAGTGGCTGTTCACCCGGCTGTTTGAAAAGGGCGTGATCTACAAGAAATCCGGCATCGTGAACTGGGATCCGGTCGACCAGACGGTGCTCGCCAACGAGCAGGTGATCGACGGGCGCGGCTGGCGCTCGGGCGCGCTGGTCGAAAAGCGCGAAATCCCGATGTACTACTTCGGCATCACCCAGTACGCCGACGAATTGCTAAATGACCTGGACCAGCTCGATGGCTGGCCCGAGCAGGTCAAGACCATGCAGCGCAACTGGATCGGCAAAAGCTTCGGTGCCGAGGTGGTGTTCGACTACGACGTCGAATCGACCGGTGAAGCCGGCCAGCTCAAGGTCTACACCACCCGTCCCGATACGCTGATGGGCGCGACCTATGTGGCCGTCGCAGCCGAGCACCCGCTGGCCACCCGCGCCGCAGAGGGAAATGCCGCGCTGCAGGCCTTCATTGCCGAATGCAAGGCCGGCTCGGTCGCCGAAGCCGATGTCGCCACCATGGAAAAGAAGGGCATGGCCACCGGCCAGTTCGTCGTCCACCCGTTGACGGGCAAAAAGCTGCCGGTCTGGGTCGCCAACTATGTACTGTGGGGCTACGGCGAAGGCGCGGTAATGGCCGTACCGGCGCATGACGAGCGCGATTTCGAGTTCGCCAACAAGTACGGCCTGCCGCTCAAGCAGGTTTACGCCGGTGAAGGCCAAGCGTTCGATGCTACGACTTGGGCAGAGTGGTATGGCGCCAAGGAAGACCTGACCACCGTGAACAGCGGCAAATACGATGGCCTGGACTTTGCCGGCGCGTTCGATGCCATCGTCGCCGATCTGGCCGCCAAGACCCACGGCACCAAGCGCACTCAGTATCGCTTGCGCGACTGGGGCATCTCGCGCCAACGCTATTGGGGCTGCCCGGTGCCCATCATCCACTGCCAGAGCTGTGGTGATGTGCCGGTGCCGGCCGACCAGCTGCCGGTGAAGCTGCCCGAGAACGTGGTGCCCGATGGTCGTGGCAATCCGCTGGCACGGATGCCCGAGTTCTATGAAACCACCTGCCCCAAGTGCGGCGGCGCAGCCAAGCGCGAAACCGACACCATGGACACCTTCGTTGAATCGAGCTGGTACTTCGCTCGTTATGCCTCGCCGCAGTTCGACGGCGGCATGGTCGACAAAGCTGCAGCGGACTACTGGCTGGGCCAAGGTGGCGTCGACCAGTACATCGGCGGCATCGAGCACGCCATCCTGCACCTGCTGTATGCGCGCTTCTTCCACAAGCTGATGCGCGACGAGGATCTGGTCTCGGGCGACGAGCCGTTCAAGAACCTGCTGACGCAGGGCATGGTGGTGGCCGAGACCTTCTACCGCGACGCCGGTGACGGTCACAAGAACTGGATCAACCCGGCCGATGTCGACGTGCAGCGCGACGACAAGGGTCGTACCACCGGTGCCGTACTGAAGGCCGATGGCCAGCCGGTAGTGGTAGGTGGCACCGAGAAGATGTCCAAGTCCAAGAACAATGGTGTCGATCCGCAGCAGCTGATCGAGCTGTACGGCGCGGATACCGCGCGCCTGTTCATGATGTTCGCCGCCCCGCCCGAGCAGGGCCTGGAATGGTCCGATGCCGGCGTGCAAGGTGCATTCCGCTTCCTCAACAAGCTGTGGCGCACCGTGCACGAGCATGTTGCCGCCGGTGTCGTCGCCAAGTACCAGGGCGACGAGGGTTCGGTTGAACTCTCCGCCGAGTTGAAGGGCCTGCGCTTCGCGCTGCACACGGCCATCGCCAAGATCAGCGACGATTATGGGCGCCGCAAGCAGTTCAACACCGCCATCGCCGCGGTGATGGAGCTCCTGAATACCTACGGCAAGGCCAAGACCGACTCCGACGCTGGCCGCGCCGTGGCGCAGGAAGTGCTGGAAGCCGCTGTACTGCTGCTGTCGCCTATCGTGCCGCACGCGGCCGATGCACTCTGGTCCAGTCTGCGCCCGGGCACCGAGCTGCTCGAACAGCCCTGGCCCAAGGCCGACGCCAGCGCGCTGGTGCAGGACGAGATCGAACTGGTGGTGCAGGTGAACGGCAAGCTGCGTGCACAGATCAAGGTGGCCAAGGATGCCAGCCGCGAAGCGATCGAGGCGGCGGCGCTGGCCGATGAAAATGTGCAGAAGTTCGTCGAAGGCACGCCGAAGAAAGTGATCGTGGTGCCCGGCCGCCTCGTCAACATCGTCGCCTGA
- a CDS encoding FecR family protein, which produces MRALLIAALLLCTSWVGATEVEAVQAPAWLVRDAVRKPLAPGMALLPRDKVVTGPGARVYLMLPEGSRVKLGAGAEFVIAASNEADGSATPFRAALEVLKGAFRFTTDALNKVGKREVNIRVATVTAGIRGTDVWGKSAPDKDFVCLLEGRIAVAADGHPEQAMTEAGTFYQVPKGQAPLPVGPIPEGKLAEWAAETEIDQGAGATRGDGGWRLVAASAPRQADALRVYDALQGAGYAAKLRRYGKGPYLAVIDGYASVADARVDAARVAALLGTAEGEVVQFVREKGR; this is translated from the coding sequence ATGAGAGCGTTGTTGATCGCAGCTTTGTTGCTCTGCACCAGCTGGGTCGGGGCGACCGAGGTGGAAGCGGTACAGGCGCCGGCCTGGCTGGTACGCGATGCGGTCAGGAAGCCGCTGGCACCGGGCATGGCGTTGCTGCCGCGCGATAAGGTGGTGACCGGCCCCGGCGCGCGGGTTTACCTGATGCTACCCGAGGGCAGCCGCGTGAAGCTGGGCGCAGGCGCCGAGTTCGTCATCGCGGCCAGCAACGAAGCCGATGGCAGCGCCACGCCGTTCCGTGCTGCGCTGGAGGTGCTGAAGGGCGCATTTCGTTTTACCACCGATGCGCTGAACAAGGTGGGCAAGCGCGAGGTGAATATCCGCGTGGCGACCGTGACTGCGGGCATCCGTGGCACGGACGTGTGGGGCAAGTCGGCGCCGGACAAGGATTTCGTCTGCTTGCTCGAAGGCCGTATTGCAGTCGCCGCCGACGGGCATCCGGAGCAGGCGATGACCGAGGCGGGTACCTTTTACCAAGTGCCCAAGGGGCAGGCACCGCTGCCGGTCGGCCCTATCCCGGAAGGCAAGCTCGCTGAGTGGGCGGCTGAGACCGAGATCGACCAGGGCGCCGGCGCAACGCGTGGTGACGGCGGCTGGCGTTTGGTGGCTGCGAGCGCCCCGCGCCAGGCCGACGCATTGCGTGTCTACGATGCATTGCAAGGTGCCGGCTATGCCGCCAAGCTGCGGCGCTACGGCAAGGGGCCTTATCTCGCTGTGATCGATGGCTATGCATCGGTGGCCGATGCCCGAGTCGATGCCGCACGCGTTGCGGCCTTGCTCGGTACGGCAGAAGGCGAGGTGGTGCAGTTCGTGCGGGAAAAGGGGCGCTAG